One genomic segment of Candidatus Zixiibacteriota bacterium includes these proteins:
- a CDS encoding competence/damage-inducible protein A encodes MDVELVIIGDEIISGHTIDTNSAYIAGRLAEIGLWVTYKTAVGDDLKRMEEVISQALKRADIVIATGGLGPTDDDITKKAIVRVFKRNLVFQEDVLEDIRKRYEARGIKMPSINQNQALLPQGAVYLPNRVGSAVGIVIVEGGKIFASLPGVPNEVEIMVPEQLIPFLEARVRPGFIRVIKLRTTGIIESALAEKILPALKLPENIHLAYLPSYSGVDLRIVSFGSTREMADTSAENLAGQLRATIGNYIYGEGEDTLESVIGRLLKEKKQTLAVAESCTAGLLAGHITSVPGSSEYFERGVVTYSNRSKIELLGVSEKTLVEFGAASKETAEAMASGIRERAGVDFGVSVTGIAGPDGGTADKPIGTVFIAVASARGIRSRKFSFGRSRESNRGRSVYAALELLRKTIMGIE; translated from the coding sequence ATGGATGTGGAACTGGTTATTATAGGCGATGAGATTATTTCCGGCCATACGATCGACACCAACTCCGCCTATATCGCAGGAAGATTGGCTGAAATAGGTCTCTGGGTAACCTACAAGACCGCGGTCGGTGATGACTTGAAACGAATGGAGGAGGTAATCTCGCAGGCGCTGAAACGGGCCGATATCGTTATCGCTACCGGCGGCTTGGGGCCGACCGATGATGATATCACCAAGAAAGCGATTGTCAGAGTCTTCAAGCGGAATCTGGTCTTTCAGGAGGACGTGCTTGAGGATATCAGAAAGCGATATGAAGCCCGTGGGATTAAGATGCCTTCGATAAACCAGAATCAGGCGCTGCTTCCCCAGGGGGCGGTATATCTTCCCAACCGGGTCGGCTCGGCGGTCGGAATTGTAATTGTTGAGGGAGGAAAGATTTTCGCCTCGTTGCCGGGGGTACCCAACGAAGTCGAGATTATGGTTCCCGAGCAGTTGATACCATTTCTGGAGGCGCGGGTACGGCCGGGATTTATCCGCGTGATAAAACTTCGTACCACCGGTATTATCGAATCGGCCCTGGCCGAGAAAATTCTTCCCGCACTCAAGCTTCCCGAGAACATTCATCTGGCCTACCTGCCATCATACAGCGGGGTGGATCTTCGCATCGTTTCATTCGGTTCGACCAGAGAGATGGCCGACACCTCCGCCGAGAATCTGGCCGGCCAACTGCGCGCCACTATCGGTAACTATATCTACGGCGAGGGTGAAGATACTCTCGAAAGTGTCATTGGACGATTACTCAAGGAAAAGAAGCAGACTCTGGCCGTGGCTGAATCATGTACGGCAGGCCTTCTGGCCGGGCACATAACCTCAGTGCCGGGATCATCGGAATATTTCGAGCGGGGCGTGGTGACCTATTCCAATCGCTCCAAAATAGAGCTTCTCGGTGTTTCTGAGAAAACTCTGGTCGAATTCGGCGCCGCTTCGAAAGAAACCGCCGAAGCGATGGCGTCCGGTATCAGGGAACGGGCCGGGGTGGATTTTGGCGTTTCGGTCACTGGTATCGCGGGGCCTGATGGCGGCACTGCGGATAAACCGATCGGCACCGTATTTATTGCGGTGGCATCGGCCCGCGGTATCCGGTCGCGGAAATTTTCTTTCGGCCGAAGCCGCGAGAGCAACCGCGGCCGCTCGGTCTATGCCGCGCTGGAACTATTGCGAAAGACTATTATGGGGATTGAGTGA
- the pgsA gene encoding CDP-diacylglycerol--glycerol-3-phosphate 3-phosphatidyltransferase yields the protein MPNKLTLLRIILSPLFMIFFNLQNPYWRIFGFAVYIFAALTDLFDGHYARKYGIVTGFGKFMDPLADKILVTSALIALVGLGYARAWMVVLIVGREFYVTGIRSLAAYKGAVIAPSTWAKAKTVLQMSAITFILLMVTIDTVFVSSSNPARLLLNFNRQLVYDIVLGATTLITLYTGFDYSVKYYSMIKNLLR from the coding sequence ATGCCCAACAAATTAACCCTTCTGCGGATCATTCTCTCACCCCTTTTTATGATATTTTTCAATCTTCAGAATCCATACTGGCGCATCTTTGGCTTTGCGGTCTATATCTTTGCGGCCCTGACCGACCTTTTTGACGGCCACTATGCCCGCAAATACGGCATTGTGACCGGATTTGGGAAATTCATGGACCCACTGGCCGATAAGATTCTGGTGACTTCAGCCCTTATCGCGCTGGTCGGTCTCGGATATGCCCGCGCCTGGATGGTGGTGCTGATTGTCGGGCGGGAATTCTATGTTACCGGCATTCGCTCGCTGGCCGCCTATAAAGGGGCGGTAATTGCTCCCTCCACCTGGGCCAAAGCCAAAACGGTCCTGCAGATGAGCGCCATCACTTTCATCCTTCTCATGGTCACAATTGATACGGTATTCGTGAGTTCAAGTAATCCGGCGCGATTGCTCCTGAATTTCAACCGCCAACTGGTTTATGATATCGTCCTCGGCGCCACCACCCTGATCACGCTCTACACCGGCTTTGATTATAGCGTGAAATATTACTCCATGATAAAGAATTTGCTGCGATGA
- the recA gene encoding recombinase RecA, translated as MSITLPDRKKALDSALHQIEKSFGKGSIMRLGDSAVQAIEVIPTGSLGLDFALGVGGIPRGRVTEVYGPESSGKTTLALHFISEAQKLGGIAAFIDAEHALDAAYAKALGVDVDNLLISQPDTGEQALDITETLVRSSAIDIIVIDSVAALVPRAEIEGEMGDQHMGLQARLMSQALRKLTAIISKSKTAVIFINQIRMKIGVMFGNPETTTGGNALKFYATIRLDIRKIASIKENEVVVGNRTRVRVVKNKVAPPFRETEFDITYGKGISQSGELLDLATNHEIVEKSGAWYSYGSDRLGQGREAVKHFIEENPDIAQRITVAVREKLGFAPKEVKES; from the coding sequence ATGTCCATTACGCTACCTGACCGGAAAAAAGCTTTAGATAGCGCTCTTCACCAGATTGAAAAATCTTTCGGCAAAGGGTCGATTATGCGGCTGGGCGATAGTGCCGTGCAGGCGATTGAGGTTATCCCGACCGGCTCGCTCGGGCTTGATTTTGCGCTCGGTGTGGGGGGTATTCCCCGCGGACGGGTGACCGAGGTTTACGGCCCGGAAAGCTCCGGCAAAACGACGCTGGCGCTGCATTTTATTTCGGAGGCGCAGAAACTGGGCGGAATCGCCGCTTTTATTGATGCCGAGCATGCTCTTGATGCCGCCTACGCCAAGGCGCTGGGGGTGGATGTTGACAATCTTCTTATCTCCCAGCCCGACACCGGCGAACAGGCGCTCGATATTACCGAGACATTGGTTCGTTCCAGTGCCATAGATATTATAGTCATCGACTCGGTGGCGGCGCTGGTGCCGCGGGCTGAGATAGAAGGAGAAATGGGCGACCAGCATATGGGGCTTCAGGCGCGGCTGATGTCGCAGGCGCTCCGGAAGCTGACCGCAATCATCTCCAAATCGAAAACGGCGGTCATTTTTATTAACCAGATAAGGATGAAAATCGGCGTCATGTTCGGCAATCCCGAGACCACCACCGGCGGCAACGCCTTGAAATTTTACGCCACCATTCGTCTTGATATCCGCAAGATCGCCTCGATAAAGGAGAACGAGGTGGTCGTGGGGAACCGCACCCGGGTGCGGGTGGTGAAAAACAAAGTGGCCCCGCCGTTCCGCGAGACCGAATTTGATATTACCTACGGCAAGGGGATTTCGCAATCGGGCGAGCTTTTGGATTTGGCCACCAATCATGAAATTGTTGAGAAATCGGGGGCTTGGTACAGTTACGGCAGTGACCGTCTGGGACAGGGTCGTGAAGCGGTCAAGCATTTTATCGAGGAAAATCCCGATATCGCCCAGCGGATAACAGTGGCGGTGCGTGAAAAATTGGGGTTTGCGCCAAAAGAAGTAAAAGAATCCTAA
- a CDS encoding dockerin type I repeat-containing protein, with protein sequence MKHSKLLISLILVTIVFASANAGLVIRYDISGPGSSEQNGIKYIIPNTQFFVDVYAANTDRRTVLNLPLVFSGTGDVTNAQWYCEGGEVQCYNWIDPEFRGRLDLFSYTLCVSWDGDLTDEIIPGEVGDFFNLVGVSGENDSDCFNLDGQYHRILHCGVKIPADSGAFCIDTGSCGNPVYNWYFEDPQPTFEGGNSKACWELANIPTVISIAIDGHADTMHLINHNPEIGWSYLDLKNEPQREFQIQFGIDTNWSVAELWDPLPFQSSDSAVAYAGAVLGDGLTYFYRLRVKNNNFWSNWYQTSFRMNSVPSVPTHAWPENNAVSNIATPILCVHNATDAENDNLTYDYEVVNDSAFGDLILISDSNIAQASDSTGWTVNEPLMENWKYWWRSRSFDQFEKSNWSDNQSIWVNEFEESPLPFDIVPLADIGGKVFNMLPQFSWGLSFDPDPLDSIHYCLEVAIDSNFHFAYQIDSIWINQYNLADSLEFGMHYWWRVEAVDNTALPIYSTSIHNFRTWKLGDANGDWLVNIQDITFVINHLYPEGSTPPPPAPIYVGDVNGDCLINIRDITYLINFLYKAGPAPKIGCM encoded by the coding sequence ATGAAACATTCAAAACTATTGATATCGTTGATTCTGGTCACGATAGTATTTGCATCGGCTAATGCCGGTCTTGTAATTCGCTATGATATTTCCGGGCCCGGTTCTTCAGAGCAAAACGGCATCAAATATATTATACCCAATACGCAATTCTTTGTTGATGTCTATGCGGCTAATACTGACAGGCGAACGGTTCTCAATCTGCCACTTGTATTTTCTGGAACCGGCGATGTAACAAACGCGCAGTGGTACTGTGAAGGTGGGGAAGTGCAGTGTTACAATTGGATTGACCCGGAATTTAGGGGGAGGCTTGACTTATTTTCGTACACACTTTGCGTTAGCTGGGATGGGGATTTGACCGATGAAATAATCCCTGGAGAAGTGGGCGATTTTTTTAATCTTGTGGGAGTTTCTGGTGAAAATGATAGTGACTGTTTCAATTTGGATGGACAGTATCATCGTATTCTGCACTGTGGGGTCAAAATACCGGCGGATTCGGGCGCTTTCTGCATCGATACAGGTTCATGTGGTAATCCGGTTTATAATTGGTATTTCGAGGATCCCCAGCCTACCTTTGAGGGGGGAAATTCAAAGGCCTGTTGGGAATTGGCAAATATACCTACAGTCATATCAATTGCGATAGACGGTCATGCTGATACTATGCATCTAATTAATCATAATCCCGAAATTGGGTGGAGTTATCTTGATCTCAAAAATGAACCTCAACGTGAATTTCAGATTCAATTTGGTATAGATACAAATTGGAGCGTGGCGGAATTATGGGATCCGCTGCCATTTCAATCTTCTGATTCTGCGGTTGCCTATGCTGGTGCCGTCTTAGGAGACGGGCTTACTTACTTTTATAGACTACGCGTAAAAAACAATAATTTTTGGTCAAACTGGTATCAGACCTCATTCAGGATGAATAGTGTGCCGTCCGTGCCGACGCACGCATGGCCGGAAAATAATGCGGTGTCTAATATCGCTACTCCGATTCTCTGCGTTCATAACGCCACCGACGCTGAAAATGATAACCTGACCTATGATTATGAAGTGGTCAATGACAGCGCTTTCGGCGATCTGATACTCATATCCGATTCCAATATCGCCCAGGCGTCCGATTCGACCGGTTGGACAGTTAATGAGCCCCTCATGGAAAATTGGAAATACTGGTGGCGAAGCCGCAGTTTCGATCAGTTCGAAAAATCAAATTGGTCAGACAATCAATCGATCTGGGTAAATGAGTTTGAAGAATCGCCATTGCCTTTTGACATAGTCCCACTGGCTGATATTGGAGGCAAAGTGTTCAATATGTTACCCCAGTTCTCATGGGGCTTATCATTCGACCCCGACCCGTTGGATAGCATTCATTATTGTCTGGAGGTCGCAATAGACAGCAATTTCCATTTTGCATATCAGATCGATAGCATTTGGATAAATCAATATAATCTTGCTGACAGTTTAGAATTTGGCATGCATTATTGGTGGCGGGTCGAGGCAGTTGACAACACCGCTCTACCTATATATAGCACCAGCATCCATAATTTCCGCACCTGGAAGCTGGGTGATGCCAATGGCGATTGGCTGGTCAATATCCAGGATATAACCTTTGTCATTAACCATCTCTATCCAGAAGGAAGCACGCCGCCCCCACCGGCACCTATTTATGTTGGCGATGTCAACGGCGATTGCCTGATAAATATTAGAGACATAACCTATCTGATAAATTTCTTATATAAGGCCGGCCCGGCGCCGAAGATTGGGTGCATGTAA
- a CDS encoding transposase has protein sequence MTVVRWKPIFADERFAMAMIVQLEETLRYHTAGLIGYVLMPTHLHLLMTLPKIEHLSQFVQGFKILSAKRIKEVMTVEEKSPLIQRGRFSLWKPRFDDVIIISEEQMRTKLNYIHNNPIKAGLVSNPEDYKYTSAGDWLDNRPGLLPIDKNWL, from the coding sequence ATGACGGTTGTTAGATGGAAACCGATTTTCGCAGACGAGCGCTTCGCCATGGCCATGATTGTTCAACTCGAGGAAACCCTTAGATATCATACTGCCGGTTTAATTGGCTATGTCTTGATGCCGACGCATCTGCATCTCTTAATGACGCTGCCTAAAATTGAGCATTTGTCCCAATTTGTACAGGGATTCAAGATTCTAAGTGCCAAGCGAATTAAGGAAGTGATGACGGTTGAGGAAAAAAGCCCTTTAATCCAGCGAGGGCGATTTTCTTTATGGAAACCAAGGTTCGATGACGTTATAATCATATCGGAAGAGCAGATGCGCACTAAGTTGAATTATATTCATAACAATCCGATTAAAGCCGGTCTGGTGTCCAATCCAGAGGATTATAAATATACCAGCGCTGGGGATTGGCTGGATAACCGACCAGGATTATTGCCGATTGACAAGAACTGGTTATAA
- a CDS encoding phosphatidylglycerophosphatase A, translating to MKRAFLIKFFASGLFTGYSPIVPGTTGTIPAWLLAYFMLGRNPDLIIIFSVAFIIISVFLAGKAEPLLGHDAKKIVIDEWAGMMISLIMIPYSLTNYILAFLAFRALDAVKFFPANVAERLPRGWGVTADDVVAGIQANLLTQLLIYVGHFVTK from the coding sequence ATGAAAAGAGCCTTTCTCATAAAGTTCTTCGCCTCGGGTCTTTTCACCGGCTATAGCCCGATCGTGCCGGGTACCACAGGTACAATTCCGGCCTGGCTGCTTGCCTATTTCATGCTGGGACGGAATCCCGACCTGATTATTATTTTTTCAGTGGCATTTATTATAATTTCCGTTTTTCTGGCCGGCAAAGCCGAGCCGCTTCTGGGGCATGATGCAAAGAAAATTGTGATTGATGAATGGGCCGGGATGATGATTTCTTTGATTATGATACCATATTCGCTGACGAATTATATTCTGGCTTTCCTGGCGTTCAGAGCGCTTGACGCGGTCAAATTTTTCCCGGCCAATGTGGCCGAAAGACTGCCGCGCGGCTGGGGCGTTACCGCTGATGATGTTGTCGCCGGAATCCAGGCCAACCTTCTAACTCAGCTTTTGATATATGTCGGTCATTTCGTAACCAAATAA
- the thpR gene encoding RNA 2',3'-cyclic phosphodiesterase — protein MRLFIALPLPREIEEELGRIIFILKQKGGGGRIKWVAPKNIHMTVRFLGETDDDKLPAIKEAIHRVASQYRVVESVINSLGAFPDLKRPRVFWAGLSGGIELLDSIAGEMEEEMRRLGFPPEDKKFKPHLTLGRVKESYGLDDLAGYIRNYQVAAKPFRLDKLVLFKSILTPQGPIYSRLLEANLKS, from the coding sequence ATGCGACTCTTTATTGCTTTACCATTGCCGAGGGAAATTGAGGAGGAATTGGGCAGGATCATTTTCATTCTTAAGCAGAAAGGTGGCGGGGGAAGAATCAAATGGGTCGCGCCGAAAAATATTCATATGACGGTGAGATTTTTGGGAGAGACTGATGACGACAAATTGCCCGCAATTAAAGAAGCAATTCATCGGGTGGCCTCCCAGTACCGGGTGGTCGAGAGCGTTATTAATAGTCTCGGTGCCTTTCCCGACCTGAAACGACCCCGGGTCTTTTGGGCCGGGCTGAGCGGCGGCATCGAGCTTCTGGATTCTATCGCCGGGGAAATGGAAGAGGAAATGCGGCGGCTCGGATTTCCGCCCGAAGACAAAAAGTTCAAGCCGCACCTGACCCTGGGGCGGGTAAAAGAGAGTTATGGTCTTGATGACCTGGCCGGATATATAAGGAATTATCAGGTTGCCGCTAAGCCTTTCCGATTGGACAAACTGGTCTTATTCAAATCCATTCTCACCCCTCAGGGACCGATCTACAGCCGCCTTCTGGAAGCAAACCTGAAAAGCTAA
- a CDS encoding DNA/RNA non-specific endonuclease → MPKISRIFLIALCTSIVTNLAIGQDRPLQMAGEAASKPLAYHQGKSHPADSSMVTHDSTKLLLEIDGPKGIMLDKKYFIINYDTAYKIPYWVAYYITEKDLEGTAKRRNRFTEDTALPPEFRSKVSDYADTNYDQGHNAPAADFKRNQKAMDSTFLMSNISPQTRALNRGIWNKLEKAVRKLVEIDGKAWIITGNIFMRADSQLEKPSEFIGKGRVAVPTHCFKAILTQKEDGTYDMYSFLIMNQPEKIPGPPDKYKLTVDRLEQITGFDFFPKLDDSLENSLERKIPDDLPQKQQVTHALRKSSRIHSN, encoded by the coding sequence ATGCCCAAAATCTCCCGCATATTCCTGATAGCCCTGTGCACATCTATTGTCACAAATCTTGCTATCGGTCAAGACCGTCCCCTGCAAATGGCAGGAGAGGCAGCCAGTAAGCCTCTCGCATATCATCAGGGCAAATCGCACCCTGCTGATAGTTCGATGGTCACACACGACAGCACGAAACTGCTTCTGGAAATAGACGGCCCCAAAGGAATTATGCTCGATAAGAAATATTTCATCATTAATTATGATACGGCATATAAAATACCATACTGGGTCGCCTATTACATCACTGAAAAAGACTTGGAAGGTACGGCAAAACGAAGAAATCGCTTTACGGAAGATACTGCATTGCCTCCAGAATTTAGGTCTAAGGTATCGGATTATGCAGACACAAACTATGATCAGGGACACAACGCCCCGGCGGCCGATTTTAAGCGCAATCAAAAGGCGATGGATTCCACTTTCCTTATGTCGAATATTTCTCCTCAAACGCGCGCGCTGAACCGTGGCATCTGGAATAAACTGGAAAAAGCGGTGAGAAAACTTGTCGAAATAGATGGCAAGGCATGGATTATTACCGGCAACATCTTTATGAGAGCCGACAGCCAACTGGAAAAACCATCAGAGTTTATCGGAAAGGGTAGGGTGGCGGTGCCGACACACTGTTTCAAAGCTATTCTCACGCAAAAAGAAGACGGAACTTACGATATGTACTCTTTTTTGATCATGAATCAGCCTGAGAAAATCCCGGGTCCGCCCGACAAATATAAACTCACCGTGGATCGTTTGGAACAGATAACTGGATTTGATTTTTTCCCAAAACTTGATGACAGCCTGGAGAATTCTCTGGAAAGGAAAATCCCCGACGATTTGCCACAGAAGCAACAGGTCACTCATGCGCTGCGTAAGAGCAGCAGGATACATTCCAATTAA
- a CDS encoding HD domain-containing protein, producing the protein MSLLIPKAKTDTKYLPIYLESLRVDTILSFDLYIKFSGEMVLYRSADLPFTEKTKEKLLGNKVLRLYVSAKARAKYQKYIEQNLDKILTDREIHEEKKAGILYETSKALMKDVLENPSYGENIQRSRKMVENQVSFILKGQEAFHNLLKISSFDYYTYTHSVNVCTFAIALAQQIGRKDEEYLHNLGIGALLHDVGKSKISERILNKRTGLSTMEFELMKKHPKWGVEILTGTDMIDAASYYPVLQHHERGSKTGYPNGLGLDEMHEYSRIVAIVDTFDAMTTQRVYQGAMDTFPALKVIFALKNDYDYEMLITFAELMGPEGLSRE; encoded by the coding sequence ATGTCGCTACTGATACCGAAAGCAAAGACAGACACTAAATATCTGCCCATCTATCTGGAGTCTCTCCGCGTAGATACCATTCTCAGTTTTGATCTGTACATCAAATTCAGCGGCGAAATGGTTCTTTACCGTTCAGCCGATCTCCCCTTCACCGAAAAAACCAAAGAAAAGCTCCTGGGCAACAAGGTCCTCCGGCTCTATGTCAGCGCCAAGGCGAGAGCCAAATATCAGAAATATATTGAGCAAAATCTGGACAAAATCCTGACCGACCGGGAAATCCATGAGGAGAAAAAAGCCGGAATACTCTATGAAACCTCAAAAGCTCTGATGAAAGATGTTCTGGAGAATCCCTCCTATGGCGAGAATATTCAGCGCTCCAGGAAAATGGTCGAAAATCAGGTGAGCTTTATCTTGAAAGGGCAGGAGGCTTTTCATAATCTTCTCAAAATCAGTTCTTTCGATTATTACACCTACACCCATTCGGTCAATGTCTGCACTTTTGCCATCGCCCTGGCGCAGCAGATCGGCCGCAAGGATGAGGAATACCTTCACAATCTGGGAATCGGCGCCCTGCTCCATGATGTCGGCAAATCCAAAATTTCGGAGCGGATTCTGAACAAACGCACCGGCCTTTCCACCATGGAATTTGAGCTGATGAAAAAACACCCCAAATGGGGCGTCGAGATTCTGACGGGCACCGATATGATCGATGCCGCCTCATACTACCCGGTCCTGCAGCATCACGAGCGGGGCTCCAAGACCGGATACCCCAACGGGCTGGGGCTGGATGAAATGCATGAGTACAGCCGCATCGTGGCCATTGTCGATACTTTCGATGCCATGACCACCCAGCGGGTATATCAGGGGGCGATGGATACTTTCCCGGCTCTCAAGGTCATTTTCGCCTTGAAGAACGATTACGATTATGAAATGCTGATCACATTTGCCGAACTGATGGGCCCTGAGGGGCTGTCGCGGGAATAA